One stretch of Clostridium sp. Marseille-P299 DNA includes these proteins:
- a CDS encoding GNAT family N-acetyltransferase, which translates to MNNSTNYRFVTNYRDNSNLRNSLNHLTEKTYGFNFETWYNAGFWGEGYIPYSLCDGDKIIANVSVNLMDFDYNGTEKKYIQIGTVMTDKSYRNQGLSRFLINKIMEDWKDKADGIYLFANDSVLEFYPKFGFVPSKEFQYYKEISQNGHELSAKRIDLTNDCNQNKFVSLVKNSISNGSFVMKNKLGLLMFYVTSFMKDCIYYIKEQDVYVIAEIDGQSLFIHDIIADHIIDLDSVFQAFGSEIIKVTLGFTPLCTDGYMQIEVNEEDTTLFVYGEDLNDFSAKRIMFPTLTHA; encoded by the coding sequence ATGAATAATAGTACGAACTACAGATTTGTAACAAATTATAGAGATAATAGTAATTTAAGAAATAGCTTGAATCATTTAACAGAAAAAACCTACGGGTTTAATTTTGAAACTTGGTACAATGCTGGTTTTTGGGGAGAAGGATACATCCCGTATTCACTATGCGATGGCGATAAGATCATTGCAAATGTTTCTGTTAATCTTATGGATTTTGATTATAACGGAACCGAAAAGAAATATATTCAAATAGGAACAGTCATGACCGATAAGAGCTATCGTAATCAAGGTCTAAGCCGATTTCTTATAAATAAAATAATGGAGGATTGGAAGGATAAAGCCGATGGTATCTATTTATTTGCAAATGATAGCGTCCTTGAGTTTTATCCAAAGTTCGGTTTTGTTCCAAGCAAAGAATTTCAATATTATAAAGAGATAAGCCAAAATGGCCATGAACTTAGTGCGAAACGAATTGATTTAACCAATGATTGCAATCAAAATAAATTCGTTTCATTGGTTAAAAACAGTATAAGTAATGGTTCCTTTGTTATGAAAAACAAACTTGGTCTACTTATGTTTTATGTCACTTCTTTTATGAAGGACTGCATTTACTATATTAAAGAGCAAGATGTTTACGTTATAGCAGAAATTGATGGGCAATCACTGTTTATCCATGATATTATCGCAGATCACATAATTGATTTAGACAGTGTGTTCCAAGCATTTGGTTCAGAAATCATAAAAGTCACCTTAGGATTCACACCTTTATGTACTGACGGTTATATGCAAATAGAAGTTAATGAAGAGGATACTACTTTATTTGTTTACGGTGAAGACCTAAACGATTTTTCAGCAAAAAGAATTATGTTTCCAACGTTAACACATGCGTAG
- a CDS encoding DUF5057 domain-containing protein, with amino-acid sequence MESKLKILIKGMFKVTIAILVIMLLPVLMSKVKIEETLTVAESNNEYLKFYDFNPIEKTGTKENPFIILEIVSYRGMGQIGYLVGGQEPVDPSVSTYEKQLYGVFNGFAQGAFKVKKIKKDVLEAVDNVYAWEWKSYKLENQEGYFQKVDDLSGLYDKDTSGSIITFVKKKYGTGNYNWVSALNSGDKTTDYTSDQVWMKNYTLDVSCYENIGDWLFENKEIFKRDVLHISEAELDSYYVRVVTITPEELRKNVEKFSKYYDLSDHGKNNKVYVGANSEGEIDLIGNADLISISPSAQAGKDSVIEMWELYGRDKSGISSLQERTKEGFDKNDLDWQTSMELFMKVGVVADKAPLVYDITCFDQPKIEIKKVVPCLIGTETSTGYLNNMYKLLLLLRQRNPVEIYNLYFNTFGGEETSSVSMTTVYGKTTGSFDIQRDSDAKVYWSFNTFLPPFPNGKFPEYISQLNPDYRKYLMDSNIILGWGDIHDAVIRNIYSYNGTSNIVQRFIHIDGALKEVSSSESEKKVGYNKEFFDYLKNKDTAVTKKNASPCEAVEYILNAKRNNQKDSITVLDIEPCNEFNLTEIQLQRLIPAFSGNIKIVRQTTAEFIGKVEDLNSTYDLIYIGTNTGKMNVDASGKTIYNDPLMDGLVYSHMGDRILGFDNLHGVLKEGTSVIKAMDSINFGDDTYSTKNIFKGYNNVQFSYIKNVADFYRFSGNDITKLKKQELEEYILGGYPVLLEGQLYDCNTSIIDDSSNLFSFIVSNKIKNELVNKEHILNVSTQSLTQKRLLELINKEKVLINMTESPKEYQVDDLSSLIEDRTLKYVFQIQSTSGKSTDKYNWSIYVDSNADGRFIEKEKILSGVASSGSFINISKRLSEKYVGVIPWKLVITDQKNANIRAEKIGYAAFKTPNSSAEESKKTRINILQITSNNSTLNLEELMNPPRGKTSLFYEFTKNLDDFNVQIKTISVEEFLNLYKGTGNAYDKNQPDVTDKLYFVDKGMKKAYDMLIFGFGDSYSDISNDNGALFNVQAFIDSGKSVMFTHDTTSFVNIKVDGEYYDNTKTGKTLINWGYGFNQFLRNLVGLDRFGVMREVGDTTPYDTATMPSKVVKEIYKSGALTNYQTTYPEIQGYTYGNLVAFGNPSNNPWVNIHEANKAYPPFAYGNEIKLGTNIDQYFTRYATKVNEGQITNYPYKIINNLYISETHTQYYQLNMEDPEIVVWYSLSDKEGNLFNPERSKEEIDTHSKEVGPYSVSPNDVRNNYYIYSKGNIMYTGVGHSSMDQLIDAGDRTSETWKCENEVKLFINTIIASYNAGVSSPNVAITNEEAIKNNSLGYLLYEDSEGYAKTVGATKKIKFIAEDRNLFTDELIVRVYSYDNDGNMILLNPAIKKMDGSLVSSYNETGKESGYVIRSDVEYYFEFPLEAFAVNGTDKIMIRVTNQHNLTGSTNAIIQNRILFDLD; translated from the coding sequence ATGGAGAGTAAGTTAAAAATTCTAATAAAGGGAATGTTTAAAGTAACCATAGCAATTCTTGTAATAATGTTGTTACCAGTTCTAATGAGCAAAGTAAAGATTGAAGAGACTCTTACAGTGGCAGAATCAAATAACGAATATTTGAAATTCTATGATTTTAATCCCATTGAAAAGACTGGAACGAAAGAGAATCCATTTATTATTTTAGAAATCGTATCTTATCGGGGGATGGGGCAGATTGGGTACCTAGTTGGTGGACAGGAACCAGTTGATCCTTCTGTTTCAACTTATGAAAAGCAACTTTATGGGGTTTTTAATGGATTTGCACAGGGGGCATTTAAAGTAAAGAAAATAAAAAAAGATGTCTTAGAAGCAGTTGATAATGTGTATGCTTGGGAATGGAAGAGTTATAAGTTAGAAAATCAAGAAGGGTATTTTCAAAAAGTAGATGACTTAAGCGGATTGTACGATAAAGATACCTCAGGTTCTATAATTACCTTTGTCAAAAAAAAGTATGGTACAGGAAATTATAACTGGGTAAGTGCCCTAAATAGTGGAGATAAAACTACCGATTATACATCTGATCAAGTATGGATGAAAAATTACACATTAGATGTTTCCTGCTATGAGAATATAGGGGACTGGTTGTTTGAAAATAAGGAGATATTTAAGCGTGATGTATTACATATATCTGAAGCAGAATTAGATAGTTATTATGTTAGAGTTGTTACGATTACTCCGGAGGAGCTAAGGAAAAATGTAGAGAAGTTTTCGAAGTATTATGACCTATCAGATCATGGAAAAAACAATAAGGTATATGTAGGTGCGAATAGTGAGGGAGAAATTGATTTAATTGGAAATGCAGATTTAATTAGTATTAGTCCTAGTGCACAAGCTGGTAAAGATAGCGTAATAGAAATGTGGGAACTGTATGGAAGAGATAAATCGGGGATATCTAGTTTGCAAGAACGAACCAAGGAAGGCTTTGATAAGAATGATTTAGACTGGCAAACTTCCATGGAGTTGTTTATGAAAGTTGGAGTGGTAGCAGACAAGGCTCCACTTGTTTATGATATTACTTGTTTTGATCAACCAAAAATTGAAATTAAAAAAGTTGTACCATGTCTAATAGGAACTGAAACAAGTACTGGTTATCTTAATAATATGTATAAACTATTATTGTTATTGCGACAGAGAAATCCAGTAGAAATTTATAACCTATATTTTAATACTTTTGGTGGGGAAGAGACATCTTCCGTATCAATGACTACCGTGTATGGAAAGACAACAGGAAGCTTTGATATTCAAAGGGATAGTGACGCTAAAGTATATTGGAGTTTCAATACATTTTTACCTCCGTTTCCAAATGGAAAATTCCCTGAATATATTTCACAATTAAATCCGGATTATAGAAAGTACCTGATGGATTCAAATATTATTTTAGGTTGGGGAGATATCCATGATGCTGTGATACGAAATATATATTCTTATAATGGAACCTCTAATATTGTGCAGCGATTTATTCATATCGATGGGGCATTAAAGGAAGTGAGTTCTTCTGAAAGTGAAAAAAAGGTTGGTTATAACAAGGAATTCTTTGATTATTTAAAGAATAAAGATACTGCTGTTACTAAAAAAAATGCAAGTCCATGTGAAGCAGTAGAATATATTTTAAACGCTAAGAGAAATAATCAAAAGGACTCTATTACAGTGTTGGATATAGAACCATGTAATGAATTTAATTTAACAGAAATACAGTTGCAACGATTAATACCTGCATTTTCAGGTAATATCAAGATAGTTAGACAAACCACTGCAGAATTTATTGGTAAGGTGGAAGATTTAAATTCTACATACGATTTAATTTATATAGGAACGAATACTGGAAAAATGAATGTAGATGCATCCGGTAAAACCATATATAATGACCCACTTATGGATGGATTAGTATATAGTCATATGGGCGATCGTATTCTTGGTTTTGATAATTTGCATGGGGTATTAAAAGAAGGCACCAGTGTTATTAAAGCGATGGATTCTATTAATTTTGGAGACGATACATATAGTACAAAGAATATTTTTAAGGGGTATAACAATGTTCAGTTTTCATATATAAAAAATGTAGCCGACTTTTATCGATTTTCAGGAAATGACATTACTAAGTTAAAGAAGCAGGAGCTAGAGGAATATATATTAGGAGGGTATCCGGTATTATTAGAAGGACAACTATATGATTGTAATACTAGTATAATAGATGATTCTTCGAATTTATTCAGCTTTATTGTTAGTAATAAAATAAAAAATGAATTGGTAAATAAAGAACATATTTTAAATGTATCAACACAATCTTTAACACAAAAGAGATTATTAGAATTAATCAATAAAGAAAAAGTACTAATAAATATGACTGAATCACCAAAAGAGTATCAAGTTGATGATTTGAGTTCTTTGATAGAAGATAGAACATTAAAATATGTATTTCAAATTCAGTCTACCTCTGGGAAAAGTACGGACAAATACAATTGGAGTATCTATGTAGATAGTAACGCAGACGGAAGATTTATCGAGAAAGAAAAAATTCTGTCAGGAGTAGCTTCTTCAGGTAGTTTTATAAATATAAGTAAGAGGTTATCTGAAAAATATGTAGGGGTTATTCCATGGAAATTAGTAATTACAGATCAAAAAAATGCAAATATTAGGGCTGAAAAAATAGGATATGCTGCTTTTAAAACGCCAAATAGTTCAGCAGAGGAAAGTAAGAAAACAAGAATCAATATATTACAAATAACTTCAAATAATTCTACACTTAACTTGGAGGAGTTGATGAATCCACCAAGAGGGAAAACTAGCTTATTTTATGAGTTTACAAAAAATCTGGATGATTTTAATGTCCAAATCAAGACAATAAGTGTAGAAGAATTTTTAAATCTTTATAAAGGTACTGGGAATGCATATGATAAAAATCAACCAGATGTGACAGATAAACTGTATTTTGTGGATAAAGGTATGAAAAAAGCATATGACATGTTGATATTTGGATTTGGTGACAGCTATTCTGATATTAGCAATGATAACGGTGCTTTGTTTAATGTACAGGCTTTTATAGATAGCGGTAAGAGTGTAATGTTTACTCATGATACAACATCCTTTGTTAATATAAAAGTTGACGGAGAGTATTATGATAATACAAAGACAGGGAAAACATTAATTAATTGGGGATATGGTTTTAATCAGTTTTTACGGAATCTAGTGGGATTAGATCGCTTTGGTGTTATGAGAGAGGTTGGTGATACTACTCCATATGATACCGCGACTATGCCAAGTAAAGTTGTGAAGGAGATTTATAAGAGCGGAGCTTTGACGAATTATCAAACAACATATCCTGAAATTCAAGGTTATACTTATGGGAACCTAGTTGCTTTTGGGAATCCAAGTAACAATCCATGGGTAAATATCCATGAGGCAAATAAAGCCTATCCTCCATTTGCATATGGTAATGAGATAAAATTAGGTACTAACATTGATCAATATTTTACGAGATATGCAACAAAAGTGAATGAAGGACAGATAACCAATTATCCGTATAAAATTATTAATAATTTATACATTTCAGAAACACATACCCAGTATTATCAATTGAATATGGAAGACCCTGAAATAGTTGTGTGGTATAGTTTGTCCGATAAGGAGGGGAATCTTTTTAATCCGGAACGTTCCAAAGAAGAAATTGATACCCATTCAAAAGAAGTTGGCCCTTACAGTGTTTCGCCAAACGATGTTCGTAACAATTATTATATTTATAGCAAAGGTAACATTATGTACACAGGAGTAGGTCATTCGTCTATGGATCAATTAATAGATGCTGGAGATAGAACGTCCGAAACGTGGAAATGTGAAAATGAAGTTAAGTTATTTATCAACACTATAATTGCCTCTTATAATGCAGGAGTAAGCTCACCTAATGTGGCAATTACAAATGAAGAAGCCATTAAAAACAATTCACTTGGCTATCTTCTATATGAGGATTCTGAAGGATATGCAAAAACTGTAGGTGCAACTAAAAAAATCAAATTTATAGCGGAGGACAGAAACTTATTTACCGATGAATTAATTGTAAGAGTGTACAGCTATGATAATGATGGCAACATGATCTTACTAAATCCTGCTATCAAAAAAATGGATGGAAGTCTAGTAAGCTCCTACAATGAAACTGGAAAAGAATCAGGGTATGTGATTCGAAGCGATGTAGAGTATTATTTTGAATTTCCACTTGAAGCATTTGCAGTTAACGGAACGGATAAGATTATGATTCGTGTGACAAATCAACATAATCTAACAGGTTCAACGAATGCAATAATACAAAACAGAATTTTATTTGACCTAGATTAA
- a CDS encoding PulJ/GspJ family protein: MKKIDNKGFTLVELMIGIAIMSLLSISIVTFIGYGSRNYRKAQEEVTLQVEAQTIINQLSDLIIEAYNVKYQDDMLIIYHNDAKYFITLETSNNQLLYEKVKTDELSSGDKKLFGQYVTSLEIVDTGENDLNKTIQISINLKKNNTNYSIKEQYVTIRNKIKKVSVS; this comes from the coding sequence GTGAAAAAAATAGATAATAAAGGATTTACTCTAGTAGAGTTAATGATTGGAATCGCTATTATGTCGCTATTAAGTATTTCAATCGTTACGTTTATTGGTTACGGATCGAGAAATTACCGTAAAGCCCAAGAGGAAGTAACCTTGCAAGTGGAGGCTCAAACAATAATAAATCAACTAAGCGATTTGATTATTGAGGCATATAATGTGAAATACCAAGACGATATGCTGATTATTTATCATAACGATGCTAAGTACTTTATCACATTAGAGACGTCAAACAACCAATTACTTTATGAGAAAGTAAAGACAGATGAACTTTCATCGGGAGATAAAAAGTTATTTGGTCAGTATGTGACAAGTTTGGAAATTGTAGATACAGGTGAAAATGATTTAAATAAAACGATACAGATTTCAATTAACTTAAAAAAGAATAATACGAACTATTCCATAAAGGAGCAATATGTCACCATTAGAAATAAAATAAAAAAGGTCTCAGTTTCTTAG
- a CDS encoding prepilin-type N-terminal cleavage/methylation domain-containing protein has product MNKSRKENGFTLIEIIIVISIIAILSSGILYLVSTFRYGDPFKSANLLNHTMEKVRIETMSKDEKQYLYIYNMNGITYFKISTNNDYSRAELNEGTGTKLGRGIEITYKKTDELEKKLRDTEHISLFFMKSSGAFGSDFEYIKFIGSSKEVILYCVKETGRHYIE; this is encoded by the coding sequence ATGAATAAGTCAAGAAAAGAGAATGGATTTACATTGATTGAAATTATTATTGTAATCAGTATTATAGCCATTTTATCTTCTGGAATACTGTATTTAGTTTCTACGTTTCGGTATGGGGATCCTTTTAAATCTGCAAATCTACTGAATCATACAATGGAAAAAGTCCGGATAGAAACCATGAGCAAGGATGAGAAGCAGTATTTATATATTTATAATATGAATGGAATTACGTATTTTAAAATAAGTACAAACAACGATTATAGTAGAGCGGAATTAAATGAGGGGACAGGGACAAAGCTAGGAAGAGGGATTGAAATTACCTATAAAAAGACTGATGAATTAGAGAAGAAGTTAAGGGACACGGAACATATTAGTTTATTCTTTATGAAAAGTTCAGGGGCGTTTGGCTCTGATTTTGAGTACATAAAATTTATAGGGTCAAGTAAAGAGGTAATTCTTTATTGTGTGAAGGAAACGGGGCGGCATTATATTGAGTAG
- a CDS encoding type IV pilus modification PilV family protein, translated as MQKGKGKRIFSKGINDHGFSLVEVLISVVILALIATPLLKQFVTVYKVNSKSNNFQKETLLAQNLLEDIKAKTFIEIVSEYDESTAHTSIPNEIYYLEKKDIHYSGKKYDSLITMDATSYRVENPANPSGEKIGYNTFQMPIIEDINIPKNILAIESYETDLAVAALYGNHVNYIAEQRELHKDDLTFAITEAAPSDIQEKLTKQIKIEIKKTDGIVKVKVEFDFSCPAIEGCENETYTVTDKTFHTSLGDVYVFYYPTYSDNLSITKDVTITEDVDVYVVRQEPKNATTSIPETLIGALPLGVNLYSNVKYGVNSNSLVKKDVAQNRIYDVTVQIYPAGAEFQAEELLVEFHSTKEE; from the coding sequence ATGCAAAAAGGAAAAGGAAAAAGGATTTTTAGCAAAGGAATAAATGATCATGGATTTTCTTTGGTTGAAGTCTTGATTAGCGTAGTAATTCTTGCATTGATTGCCACACCTTTATTGAAGCAATTTGTGACCGTATATAAGGTGAACTCAAAATCCAATAACTTTCAAAAAGAAACCTTATTGGCTCAGAATCTTCTTGAAGATATAAAAGCAAAGACATTTATAGAGATAGTATCGGAATACGATGAATCAACTGCTCATACAAGTATCCCAAACGAAATTTATTATTTGGAAAAGAAAGATATCCACTATAGTGGGAAAAAATACGATTCTCTAATCACGATGGATGCAACGTCATATCGTGTTGAAAACCCAGCCAATCCATCTGGTGAAAAGATTGGATATAATACATTTCAAATGCCTATTATTGAAGATATTAATATTCCTAAAAATATTTTAGCAATTGAATCTTATGAAACTGATTTGGCGGTAGCAGCCTTATATGGGAATCATGTGAATTATATTGCAGAACAAAGAGAACTTCATAAAGATGACCTAACCTTTGCAATTACAGAAGCGGCACCATCGGATATTCAAGAAAAGTTAACAAAGCAAATTAAGATTGAAATAAAAAAAACTGATGGAATCGTAAAAGTAAAGGTGGAATTTGATTTTTCTTGTCCAGCAATTGAGGGATGCGAAAATGAGACATATACAGTTACGGATAAAACATTTCATACGTCGTTAGGAGATGTGTATGTATTTTATTATCCAACCTATAGCGATAATTTATCAATCACAAAGGATGTTACGATAACAGAAGACGTAGACGTATATGTTGTTAGGCAGGAACCAAAGAATGCAACAACTTCCATACCAGAAACTTTGATCGGAGCACTTCCTTTAGGAGTGAATCTATATAGTAATGTGAAGTACGGTGTGAATTCTAATTCACTGGTAAAGAAAGATGTAGCTCAAAATAGAATTTATGATGTTACGGTTCAAATTTATCCAGCTGGAGCTGAGTTTCAGGCGGAAGAACTTTTAGTAGAATTCCATTCCACAAAGGAGGAATAG
- the pilM gene encoding pilus assembly protein PilM — translation MYNKVISIEVGSQRTKICEVAYRQKKAHVYHFISFDTPKDTFDDGYIRDKEKFVAVVKAKLQESNMKSKKVVFTIASSKIANKEVTIPLIKEKRIQDVIEANASDYFPVQISEYTLTYCILEKMVSTDSKKLRLSVFAAPNSLIKNYYSIGAMLDLDVIAIDYIGNSAYQILKKQQSTKTELIIQMNEQTTLISVLRGEILKLQRTVPYGTASVIEAVLHNRFFVVENETQAIQLLSNRNLINNQIHVFNDEVAATINPDEDYMNNQTLRYDITDSLNLLINNILRVIDYYSSRYQSEKIEAIYITGQGSRFRGMRELLHQETGIVVEILQELPSVIFPKDVSISKMEQSEYIGPIGAVVRSINFLPKEHLINEKKQNRVNTRIIMLLASLIISVILVVTSYLNMIREEKIYKQLNQQIESLSIINKVYLEHAYAKNQYNLVKEMYDATSNPNQNLGNLITELEQKLPSKSSIETLVVSSTNITLSVKADSKETAAKVLQQLKTFDSISQINTSGITEEDDKNGTITVRFIVTAKYNTASKEDNDENSK, via the coding sequence ATGTATAACAAAGTAATCAGCATTGAAGTTGGTAGCCAAAGAACGAAAATATGCGAAGTAGCATATCGGCAGAAGAAAGCCCATGTCTATCATTTTATAAGTTTTGACACACCAAAGGATACCTTTGATGATGGATATATAAGAGATAAAGAAAAATTCGTTGCTGTTGTAAAGGCCAAGTTACAAGAAAGCAATATGAAAAGTAAAAAAGTTGTTTTCACAATCGCTTCTTCTAAAATAGCCAACAAAGAAGTTACCATCCCCTTAATAAAAGAAAAAAGAATACAAGACGTAATTGAAGCCAATGCATCTGATTATTTTCCTGTGCAAATATCAGAATATACCTTAACTTATTGTATTTTAGAGAAGATGGTATCAACCGATAGTAAGAAACTAAGATTATCGGTATTTGCGGCTCCCAATAGTTTAATTAAAAATTATTATAGCATTGGGGCTATGCTAGATCTTGATGTTATTGCTATCGATTATATTGGAAATAGTGCTTATCAAATTTTAAAAAAGCAGCAGAGTACAAAAACTGAATTAATTATCCAAATGAATGAACAGACCACACTCATAAGTGTACTACGTGGGGAGATTTTAAAATTGCAACGAACGGTTCCCTATGGTACTGCATCGGTAATTGAGGCGGTCTTACATAATAGATTTTTTGTTGTAGAAAATGAAACGCAAGCAATACAACTTTTAAGTAATCGAAATTTGATTAATAATCAAATTCATGTTTTTAATGATGAAGTTGCAGCAACAATAAATCCGGATGAGGATTATATGAATAATCAAACCTTAAGATATGATATTACAGATTCTTTAAATTTGTTAATCAACAATATACTTCGGGTAATCGATTACTATTCTTCAAGATATCAATCGGAAAAAATAGAAGCTATTTACATTACAGGACAAGGCTCAAGATTTCGAGGAATGAGGGAGTTACTTCACCAAGAAACAGGAATTGTGGTAGAGATATTGCAAGAACTTCCTTCCGTAATTTTTCCGAAGGACGTTAGCATTAGTAAGATGGAGCAAAGTGAATACATTGGTCCAATTGGCGCGGTAGTTCGTTCTATTAATTTTCTACCAAAAGAACATCTGATAAATGAAAAAAAGCAAAACAGAGTTAACACAAGAATCATTATGTTGCTAGCATCTCTTATTATTAGCGTAATATTGGTTGTAACTTCATACCTCAATATGATTCGTGAGGAGAAAATATATAAACAGTTGAATCAGCAAATTGAAAGTTTATCAATAATCAATAAGGTATATTTAGAACATGCATATGCTAAAAATCAATATAATCTAGTAAAAGAAATGTATGATGCAACGAGTAACCCAAATCAAAACCTAGGAAATCTGATTACAGAGTTAGAGCAAAAACTCCCTTCAAAATCCTCCATAGAAACCTTGGTGGTAAGTTCAACAAATATTACCCTCAGCGTGAAAGCAGATTCTAAGGAAACCGCCGCAAAAGTATTACAGCAATTAAAAACATTTGACTCTATATCACAAATTAATACCAGTGGGATAACCGAGGAAGATGATAAAAATGGCACAATCACAGTACGCTTTATCGTAACTGCAAAATACAATACTGCTTCTAAGGAGGATAACGATGAAAATAGCAAATAA